A single window of uncultured Pseudodesulfovibrio sp. DNA harbors:
- a CDS encoding bacteriohemerythrin, protein MPLMQWDETMSVNVDELDKQHQELITLINESFEAIQRHDEPALSLLIKKMRTYAAMHFETEEKYMRENNFSDLENHIKLHRKFNEDVDEFQRNLFNKTNLSQVFVFLSRWLTNHIMEQDKKYMPYIEEKPIAAEESESL, encoded by the coding sequence ATGCCCCTCATGCAATGGGATGAAACCATGTCCGTCAATGTAGATGAACTGGACAAGCAACATCAGGAACTTATCACCCTGATCAATGAATCATTTGAAGCAATACAACGGCACGACGAACCGGCTCTGTCTCTTCTTATTAAGAAAATGCGTACGTATGCTGCCATGCACTTTGAAACTGAAGAAAAGTACATGCGAGAAAACAATTTTTCTGACTTAGAAAATCATATAAAATTGCACAGAAAATTCAATGAGGACGTCGATGAGTTCCAACGCAATCTTTTCAACAAAACAAACCTCTCTCAAGTGTTTGTCTTCCTGAGTCGATGGTTGACTAACCACATCATGGAACAAGATAAAAAATACATGCCTTACATAGAAGAGAAGCCTATCGCCGCTGAAGAATCAGAATCTCTTTAA
- a CDS encoding UbiX family flavin prenyltransferase, with protein sequence MDTKRIILAVSGASGTLYAASLVKALGGRNDVELHVIISDAAKKVLALETDLPIDALTKGATAIHAQDDIAAPPASGSWRHDGMIICPCSMATVSAVATGFGHTLIHRAADVTLKERGRLVLVPREAPYSIIHLENMLTATKAGAVVVPASPGFYHRPATIEDLADHLAGKILDQLDIPHTLFTRWGE encoded by the coding sequence ATGGACACAAAACGCATCATCCTCGCGGTTAGCGGGGCAAGCGGCACTTTGTATGCCGCTTCATTAGTCAAGGCCCTGGGTGGTCGGAATGACGTGGAACTTCACGTCATCATTTCTGACGCGGCCAAAAAAGTCCTTGCCCTTGAAACGGACCTTCCCATTGATGCCCTGACAAAAGGGGCAACCGCCATTCACGCACAGGATGATATCGCGGCTCCGCCAGCAAGTGGTTCATGGCGACATGACGGCATGATTATCTGTCCCTGTTCCATGGCGACAGTATCTGCTGTGGCTACAGGCTTCGGACACACACTCATCCACAGGGCCGCAGATGTCACCCTCAAGGAACGCGGCAGACTCGTTCTTGTTCCCCGGGAAGCTCCCTACTCCATCATTCATCTCGAAAACATGCTCACAGCCACCAAGGCCGGAGCTGTCGTTGTACCGGCGAGTCCGGGCTTTTATCATCGTCCGGCAACCATAGAGGACTTGGCTGATCACCTAGCCGGAAAAATCCTCGACCAATTGGACATCCCCCACACTCTGTTCACGCGGTGGGGGGAATAG
- a CDS encoding metal-dependent hydrolase, translated as MEITWFGHANFRIKAADATLFIDPFFVGNPSATTSYKEVDECSLILVTHDHSDHIGQTLELAIKHDAEVIAIFDVIQELIRLGLPEHLGVGMNIGGTVTRQGLDIKMVQAMHSTVNGAPTGFIITDPKGLCVYNSGDTGLFGDMELFGKFHDIDIAMLPIGGRFTMDAKQAAYACKLLGCKKIIPQHWGTWPILDQNTQTMAEQLALTSPDTELLTLEIDKPFEI; from the coding sequence ATGGAGATTACATGGTTCGGCCACGCAAATTTCAGAATCAAGGCCGCTGATGCAACCCTGTTTATCGACCCATTTTTTGTGGGAAATCCCAGTGCCACCACTTCATACAAAGAAGTGGACGAGTGCTCTCTTATTCTGGTCACTCATGATCACAGTGACCATATAGGTCAAACGCTGGAACTCGCTATCAAACATGACGCCGAAGTCATTGCTATCTTCGACGTCATTCAGGAACTCATCAGACTCGGTTTACCCGAACATCTAGGCGTTGGCATGAACATTGGCGGCACTGTCACCCGACAAGGTCTGGACATAAAGATGGTTCAGGCCATGCACTCCACAGTAAACGGAGCGCCTACAGGATTTATCATCACTGATCCAAAAGGATTATGTGTCTATAATTCCGGCGACACAGGGCTCTTCGGCGACATGGAACTTTTCGGTAAATTCCACGACATTGACATTGCGATGCTGCCCATCGGGGGACGTTTCACCATGGACGCCAAACAGGCCGCCTATGCCTGCAAACTGCTTGGTTGCAAAAAAATAATCCCGCAACATTGGGGGACATGGCCTATTCTTGATCAAAATACCCAAACCATGGCAGAACAACTTGCTCTAACGTCACCCGACACGGAACTCCTGACTTTGGAAATCGACAAGCCGTTCGAGATTTAG
- the uvrC gene encoding excinuclease ABC subunit UvrC, whose amino-acid sequence MGTKFKFLSADFPDTPGVYLMKNDRGRILYVGKAKSLRKRLSSYFRASANHTPKTIALVSHVHKVDILLTSTEKEALLLESGLIKKHRPRYNVVLKDDKQYALFKLDKQSEFPRLSITRKVVRDGSVYFGPFTSSTAARTVWKLLGKVFPLRKCTDTAFKNRIRPCLYHDIHQCWAPCVKEVDRPLYNDMVQRIEMLLSGRSMELVDSLTRQMKVASKDMEFEKAAVFRDQIRAVKKTVEGQIAVIHDNRDRDVIGLAQSGQGLGLGLLFVRQGRLLDEKQFFWPGLTLDEGPEVVESFISQFYGPGRFIPSLIISPYKFDDSPLSEVLADRGVGLVRIALPQTTKEKHLVGLARSVGAQARERRDTIAARLQKVLRLPEEPVRIECVDASHLSGTNMRVGQVVFEEGRRSPEASRLYAFPELDGTGDDYAALSAWARRRVESGPPWPDLVLIDGGRGQLSAVEAALNECVDDVCWELASIAKGESRRAGELGDFIFRPGRKNPMPLKPGSAELLFLQKMRDAAHRFVIGRQRKSRKKAVLSSELTSLPGIGPKTARILWDQYASVDEMIKADSADITALPGIGRKRAEKIYIALQSLKASRKA is encoded by the coding sequence ATGGGTACAAAGTTCAAATTTTTGTCCGCTGATTTTCCGGATACACCCGGGGTCTATTTAATGAAGAATGACCGGGGGCGTATCCTGTATGTTGGTAAGGCCAAGAGCCTGCGCAAGCGGTTGTCCTCGTATTTTCGAGCGAGTGCGAATCATACGCCGAAAACCATTGCTCTTGTCAGTCACGTTCATAAAGTGGATATTTTGTTGACCAGTACGGAGAAGGAAGCCTTGCTTTTGGAGTCTGGTCTGATCAAGAAGCATCGTCCCCGGTATAATGTCGTGCTCAAGGACGACAAACAGTACGCCTTGTTTAAACTGGACAAGCAGTCAGAGTTCCCACGGTTATCTATTACTCGTAAAGTTGTTCGTGACGGTTCTGTCTATTTTGGCCCATTCACATCCTCGACTGCGGCCAGAACCGTATGGAAGTTGCTTGGCAAGGTTTTTCCTCTGCGTAAATGTACGGATACGGCGTTCAAAAATCGAATTCGCCCCTGTCTGTATCATGATATTCATCAATGTTGGGCACCGTGCGTCAAGGAAGTGGACCGTCCCTTATATAATGATATGGTTCAGCGCATTGAAATGTTGCTTTCTGGTCGTAGTATGGAGTTGGTTGATTCTCTGACTCGTCAGATGAAAGTCGCATCCAAGGATATGGAATTTGAAAAGGCCGCGGTGTTCCGTGATCAGATTCGTGCTGTCAAAAAGACCGTGGAAGGGCAGATTGCGGTCATCCACGATAACCGTGACCGGGATGTTATCGGATTGGCTCAGAGTGGACAGGGTCTTGGCCTTGGCCTTTTGTTCGTGCGTCAAGGACGGTTGCTTGATGAGAAACAATTTTTTTGGCCCGGCCTGACGTTGGATGAAGGGCCGGAGGTGGTTGAGAGTTTTATTTCTCAGTTCTATGGGCCGGGACGATTTATCCCCTCATTGATTATATCACCCTACAAGTTTGATGATTCGCCTTTGTCCGAGGTGTTGGCTGATCGGGGAGTCGGATTGGTTCGCATCGCTTTGCCGCAAACGACCAAAGAAAAACACTTGGTTGGATTGGCTCGGAGTGTTGGAGCGCAGGCGCGTGAGCGAAGAGATACCATTGCCGCACGGTTACAGAAGGTGCTGCGATTACCCGAGGAGCCAGTACGTATTGAGTGCGTGGATGCATCGCATTTGTCAGGCACAAATATGCGGGTTGGGCAGGTGGTGTTTGAAGAGGGGCGGCGAAGCCCCGAGGCCTCTCGCCTCTATGCCTTTCCCGAGCTGGATGGGACCGGTGATGACTATGCGGCGTTGTCAGCATGGGCCAGACGGAGGGTCGAATCCGGGCCGCCCTGGCCGGATCTGGTGCTTATTGATGGTGGGCGGGGGCAATTGTCGGCGGTCGAAGCGGCTTTGAATGAATGTGTGGATGATGTTTGTTGGGAGTTGGCTTCCATTGCCAAAGGGGAGTCCCGGCGGGCTGGTGAGTTGGGAGATTTTATTTTTCGGCCCGGGCGCAAGAATCCCATGCCGCTCAAGCCCGGCAGTGCGGAGTTATTGTTCTTGCAGAAGATGCGGGATGCGGCGCATCGATTTGTTATTGGGCGTCAACGCAAATCGCGGAAGAAGGCTGTTTTGAGCAGTGAGCTGACATCTCTTCCGGGCATTGGCCCTAAAACAGCTCGAATTTTATGGGATCAATACGCATCGGTCGACGAAATGATCAAGGCTGACAGCGCGGATATTACTGCTTTGCCCGGTATTGGTCGAAAGCGGGCAGAGAAAATTTATATAGCTTTGCAATCGCTAAAAGCTTCAAGAAAAGCCTAA
- a CDS encoding outer membrane homotrimeric porin: MKRLTLLAVALTMVLGMAATSFAAPEVTISGNVLVNAVWRANWDFADNNDAVNKTTRAMDIRERADLYFTVTANENLKAVLGFRSVRGDWGQAGMVADQSGSGALNTIDLRDAYIDFNWPGTSVNVKAGLQPVGLPAAVGGASMVHNARTTGVLISSPITDNVSVLGGWVRAGDLNTTAAVDNTNDSAIDSWILALPLNFEGVAMAPYVMYAPMGANAGNTASAAIVGLTNRAVTGAYTNDAINNAYWLGTDFTLSMFDPFVVRADLNYGHVDGDRDLYDRTGWLFDIALDYTGFDFMNLSLTYAYTTGEDDDNTNGSERMPVLINDWAIGSFWFGGGLITGDDLDSDSDNIGFHAVALSATGIQSFAEGLTHDAHIVYAKGTNDTNAGGMVYGASLTEDDTMWELDFNTMYKIYDELTLYNGLGYVNLDLDEDAWGANADGGDAWKFQIGMVYQF; the protein is encoded by the coding sequence ATGAAACGTTTGACTCTGCTTGCAGTCGCCCTGACCATGGTCTTGGGCATGGCTGCTACTTCTTTCGCAGCTCCCGAAGTTACCATCTCCGGTAACGTTCTGGTCAACGCTGTTTGGCGTGCCAACTGGGATTTCGCTGACAACAATGACGCTGTGAACAAAACAACTCGCGCCATGGACATCCGTGAGCGTGCTGACCTGTACTTCACCGTTACTGCCAATGAAAACCTGAAAGCCGTTCTTGGCTTCCGTTCCGTTCGCGGCGACTGGGGTCAGGCTGGCATGGTTGCTGACCAGTCCGGTTCTGGCGCACTGAACACAATCGATCTGCGTGATGCATACATCGATTTCAACTGGCCCGGTACTTCCGTGAACGTTAAAGCTGGTCTCCAGCCCGTCGGCCTGCCCGCAGCAGTTGGTGGCGCCAGCATGGTTCACAATGCTCGCACCACTGGTGTGCTGATCAGCTCCCCGATCACTGACAACGTCAGCGTTCTCGGTGGCTGGGTCCGCGCAGGCGATCTCAACACGACCGCTGCTGTTGATAACACCAACGATTCCGCTATTGATAGCTGGATTTTGGCTCTGCCCCTGAACTTTGAAGGCGTTGCCATGGCTCCTTACGTCATGTACGCCCCCATGGGCGCCAATGCTGGTAACACCGCTTCTGCAGCAATCGTTGGCCTGACCAACCGTGCTGTCACTGGCGCTTACACCAACGATGCAATCAACAATGCTTACTGGCTCGGTACTGATTTCACCCTGTCCATGTTTGATCCTTTCGTAGTTCGTGCTGACCTGAACTACGGTCACGTTGATGGCGACAGAGACCTGTACGACCGTACCGGTTGGTTGTTCGACATCGCTTTGGACTACACTGGCTTCGATTTCATGAACCTGTCCCTGACCTACGCCTACACCACTGGTGAAGACGATGACAACACCAACGGTTCCGAGCGTATGCCTGTTCTCATCAACGACTGGGCTATCGGTTCCTTCTGGTTCGGCGGTGGCTTGATCACCGGTGACGATCTGGACAGCGACTCTGACAACATCGGCTTCCACGCCGTTGCTTTGTCCGCTACCGGCATCCAGTCCTTCGCTGAAGGCCTGACTCACGATGCTCACATCGTGTACGCCAAGGGTACCAACGACACCAACGCTGGTGGCATGGTCTACGGCGCTTCCTTGACCGAAGACGACACCATGTGGGAACTCGACTTCAACACCATGTACAAGATCTACGACGAACTGACCCTGTACAATGGTCTTGGTTACGTCAATCTGGACCTCGACGAAGACGCTTGGGGCGCTAACGCTGACGGCGGCGACGCTTGGAAGTTCCAGATTGGTATGGTTTACCAGTTCTAA
- the hisD gene encoding histidinol dehydrogenase, whose protein sequence is MPCRALKYSTSDDWSAIREWLDQRKDPDTKVDTLVRDILNNVKNRGDEALVEYTRKFDCESLQISQIRVPVDIIKAALSDIPESDVAILEEAINRVRTFHTNQKEKSWWTTDEDGTILGQMVRPIDRVGLYVPGGQGGETPLISSLIMNAVPAQVAGVNSIAVTSPPRKDGTLNPHILATAALLGLDEVYLAGSAWAIGALVYGTDTIAPCDMLAGPGNIFVATAKSQLIGHVGIDMVAGPSEIAILADESATPAWLAADMLSQAEHDPLAASILVTPDTELATKVKDELIAQCAELPRGEIAAKSLEDWGAIVTVPDLETGAEFINLLAAEHLELAIADPWTMLGSIRHAGAIFMGHNSPEPVGDYFAGPNHVLPTLRTVRFSSALSVQNFCKKSSVIATSPDFVAEHGDKIARLARLEGLEAHARSVEKRTK, encoded by the coding sequence ATGCCTTGCAGAGCATTGAAATATTCGACCAGCGACGATTGGTCCGCCATCCGTGAATGGCTCGATCAACGCAAAGACCCTGACACCAAGGTCGACACCTTGGTGCGAGACATTCTAAACAATGTCAAAAATCGCGGCGATGAAGCGCTTGTGGAATATACCCGCAAATTCGACTGTGAATCTCTTCAAATTTCGCAGATACGAGTCCCGGTTGACATCATTAAAGCAGCCTTGTCGGATATCCCTGAATCCGATGTTGCCATTCTTGAAGAAGCCATTAATCGCGTACGCACTTTTCATACTAACCAAAAAGAAAAATCGTGGTGGACCACCGACGAAGATGGCACTATTCTCGGCCAAATGGTTCGCCCTATTGATCGTGTCGGCTTATACGTCCCCGGCGGTCAGGGCGGTGAAACGCCACTTATTTCCAGCCTCATTATGAACGCTGTCCCGGCTCAAGTTGCTGGCGTCAACTCCATTGCCGTCACTTCGCCTCCGCGCAAAGACGGCACTCTGAATCCACATATTTTGGCAACCGCCGCCCTACTTGGTCTGGACGAAGTCTATCTGGCTGGTTCCGCATGGGCCATTGGCGCTTTGGTCTATGGAACAGACACCATTGCACCGTGCGACATGCTGGCCGGTCCCGGAAACATCTTCGTTGCCACTGCTAAATCCCAACTTATCGGACATGTGGGCATTGACATGGTCGCCGGTCCCAGTGAAATCGCCATCCTTGCAGACGAATCCGCGACTCCAGCATGGCTGGCCGCTGACATGCTCTCCCAAGCTGAACATGACCCATTGGCCGCATCCATTCTCGTCACCCCTGACACGGAATTGGCCACAAAGGTCAAAGACGAATTGATTGCCCAATGCGCCGAGTTGCCCCGTGGTGAAATCGCTGCAAAATCTTTGGAAGACTGGGGCGCCATTGTGACTGTGCCTGACCTTGAAACAGGTGCGGAATTTATCAACCTACTGGCTGCCGAACACCTTGAATTGGCCATTGCCGATCCATGGACCATGCTTGGTTCCATACGACATGCCGGGGCCATCTTCATGGGGCACAACTCACCTGAACCTGTTGGAGACTACTTCGCAGGCCCCAACCACGTACTGCCGACTTTGCGTACTGTCCGCTTCTCATCGGCTTTATCCGTGCAAAATTTCTGCAAGAAATCCAGCGTAATTGCGACCAGTCCAGACTTTGTTGCAGAACACGGTGACAAAATTGCCCGACTGGCACGCCTGGAAGGACTGGAAGCCCACGCCCGTAGCGTGGAAAAACGAACCAAGTAA
- a CDS encoding phosphoribosylaminoimidazolesuccinocarboxamide synthase yields the protein MAGVLETNITEYPLISKGKVRDIYEIDDDTLLLVTTDRLSAFDVVMPDPIEDKGKVLNQITLFWMKMMEDLVPNHIIATNVDDYPEPLHKYKAELQDRSVLAKKAKPLPIECIVRGFITGSGWKDYQKTGEVCGHKLPANLKESEMLEKALFTPSTKADLGDHDENITLDQAADLLGEEMMRKVEKLTLDIYTRARDYAKERGILIADTKFEFGTIDGELIFIDEALTPDSSRFWPEEGYEPGKSQPSFDKQYFRDWLEEIGFNKQPPAPSIPADIAAQTRANYLEAYKLLTGENLEV from the coding sequence ATGGCCGGCGTTCTGGAAACAAACATCACCGAATATCCGCTCATTTCCAAGGGCAAGGTACGCGACATCTATGAAATTGATGACGACACCCTGCTCCTCGTGACCACAGACCGCCTTTCAGCGTTCGATGTGGTCATGCCTGATCCCATCGAAGATAAGGGCAAGGTCCTCAACCAGATCACTTTGTTCTGGATGAAAATGATGGAAGACCTCGTGCCCAATCATATAATCGCCACCAATGTGGACGACTACCCTGAGCCGCTTCATAAATACAAAGCGGAACTTCAAGACCGCAGTGTGCTTGCCAAAAAAGCCAAGCCCCTGCCCATCGAATGCATCGTGCGCGGTTTCATTACTGGTTCCGGTTGGAAGGATTACCAAAAAACTGGTGAAGTCTGCGGCCACAAGCTGCCCGCTAACCTGAAAGAATCCGAGATGCTTGAAAAGGCGTTGTTCACCCCATCCACCAAAGCTGATCTCGGCGACCATGATGAGAACATCACGCTGGATCAGGCTGCCGACCTGCTCGGTGAAGAGATGATGCGCAAGGTGGAAAAACTGACGCTGGACATTTACACTCGCGCTCGCGACTATGCCAAGGAACGCGGTATCCTCATTGCCGATACCAAGTTCGAATTCGGCACAATTGATGGTGAATTGATCTTCATTGATGAAGCCCTGACACCGGATTCTTCCCGCTTCTGGCCTGAAGAAGGTTATGAACCCGGCAAATCACAGCCCAGCTTTGACAAGCAATACTTCCGCGATTGGTTGGAAGAAATCGGCTTCAACAAACAGCCCCCTGCACCAAGTATTCCGGCTGATATTGCTGCACAGACTCGTGCCAATTATCTGGAAGCATACAAACTTCTGACAGGTGAAAACCTCGAAGTATAG
- the rpsF gene encoding 30S ribosomal protein S6 encodes MANNYETLVLLSPELAEENRKEILENLTTIVDREGGKMVETDDWGMRQLAYPVEKQTRGYYVRLVYAAPGALVAELERNIRITDGIFKFMTVKLAA; translated from the coding sequence ATGGCTAACAACTACGAGACGCTCGTGCTTCTCTCCCCGGAGTTGGCTGAGGAAAACAGGAAAGAAATCCTGGAAAACCTCACCACCATCGTGGACCGTGAAGGCGGCAAAATGGTTGAGACCGATGATTGGGGCATGCGCCAGCTGGCCTACCCCGTCGAAAAGCAGACCCGTGGATACTACGTCCGCCTTGTGTACGCCGCTCCCGGCGCACTGGTTGCCGAACTGGAACGCAACATCCGCATCACCGACGGCATCTTCAAGTTCATGACCGTCAAACTGGCTGCCTAG
- the rpsR gene encoding 30S ribosomal protein S18 gives MAFRKKFTPRKKFCRFCADKELPLDYKRPDILRDFVTERGKIIARRITGTCAKHQRRLTNEIKRARQMALLFYTTVHSTDVKKRSSM, from the coding sequence ATGGCATTTCGCAAAAAATTCACACCGAGGAAGAAGTTCTGCCGCTTCTGCGCGGACAAGGAACTGCCCCTGGATTACAAGCGTCCTGATATCCTTCGTGACTTCGTGACCGAGCGTGGCAAGATCATTGCCCGCCGTATCACAGGCACCTGTGCTAAGCACCAGCGTCGCCTGACCAACGAAATCAAGCGCGCCCGTCAGATGGCTCTCCTGTTCTACACCACCGTTCACAGCACTGATGTGAAAAAGCGTAGCTCCATGTAG
- the rplI gene encoding 50S ribosomal protein L9 yields MKLILRADVDALGRLGDIVTVKDGYGRNYLIPQGLAKPATKANLKAFELERRKLQENADSLRAQAQGLADKIAATPVSIEVRVGDGDKLYGSVTTTNIGEAMEEAGVNIDRRKILLPEPIRALGEYDIEIRLHPDVRGELKLTVARHGGPIVEEIEEPAEEVAEAVEESIENAEDAETTEA; encoded by the coding sequence ATGAAACTTATTTTACGCGCAGACGTCGACGCTCTGGGTCGACTCGGAGATATCGTTACAGTCAAAGACGGTTATGGCCGCAACTACCTGATTCCTCAGGGCCTTGCAAAGCCTGCCACCAAAGCAAACCTTAAAGCTTTCGAACTTGAACGTCGTAAGCTGCAGGAAAATGCTGATTCCCTTCGTGCACAGGCTCAGGGCCTGGCCGATAAGATTGCCGCCACTCCGGTTTCCATCGAAGTGCGTGTTGGCGATGGCGACAAGCTGTACGGCTCTGTCACCACCACCAACATCGGCGAAGCCATGGAAGAAGCCGGCGTCAATATCGACCGCCGTAAAATCCTGCTTCCCGAGCCCATCCGTGCTCTGGGTGAGTACGACATCGAAATCCGGCTGCACCCCGATGTGCGCGGCGAGCTGAAGCTCACTGTTGCCCGTCATGGTGGCCCCATTGTCGAAGAAATTGAAGAACCCGCTGAAGAAGTGGCTGAGGCCGTCGAGGAATCCATAGAGAATGCCGAAGACGCCGAAACCACAGAGGCCTAG
- the dnaB gene encoding replicative DNA helicase, with the protein MPKTPKPQRPRSGRYEVNPEEALDRASSDLVRKVPPHSLDAEQAVLGGVFQSEHMFHQLVDLINADDFYSPAHRDIFKAFTQLYDSHKPIDVVTVANQLEQDGTLDTVGGPVYLAELSDSVISASNALYHGQIVRDKCILRRLIDISSGIISNCFSSRDVNEVLDESEKEIFKIAQSKEMRGMMPSNQLITKVFEELEAKFNNKSAVTGIQTHYTEFDSMTAGLQNSDLIIIAGRPSMGKTAFALNVALRSAARSECPTAIFSLEMSMEQLMTRLLAVQSKVHLSNLRTGFLQDEDWLALQEAADVITNSPIFIDDTPALSTLELQARCRRLKAEHNLGLVVVDYLQLMRSSARPDSREQEISDISRHLKALAKELNVPVIALSQLNRKVEERTDKRPMMSDLRESGAIEQDADIIIFLYRDAAYNKSEDNPLKNHCEIIIGKQRNGPTGRCELFFQKEFTAFENMDATVYPSELPEGFHEDNN; encoded by the coding sequence ATGCCGAAGACGCCGAAACCACAGAGGCCTAGATCAGGCCGATACGAGGTTAATCCGGAAGAAGCCCTGGATAGGGCTTCTTCCGATCTCGTACGCAAAGTCCCCCCTCACTCCCTTGATGCAGAGCAGGCCGTTCTCGGCGGCGTGTTTCAATCTGAGCACATGTTCCACCAACTGGTGGACCTGATCAATGCTGACGACTTCTATTCACCTGCACACAGGGATATTTTCAAAGCATTTACGCAGCTGTACGACAGCCACAAGCCTATTGATGTTGTCACTGTCGCCAACCAGCTAGAGCAAGATGGCACCCTCGATACCGTCGGTGGTCCTGTCTACCTTGCTGAACTTTCCGATTCAGTCATCAGTGCGAGCAATGCGCTCTATCATGGCCAAATCGTTCGTGATAAATGCATTCTGCGTCGTCTCATCGATATTTCAAGCGGCATTATTTCCAACTGTTTCTCTTCTCGTGATGTCAACGAAGTCCTTGATGAATCCGAAAAGGAAATCTTCAAGATTGCACAGAGCAAGGAAATGCGCGGCATGATGCCAAGCAACCAACTCATCACCAAAGTGTTTGAAGAGTTGGAAGCAAAGTTCAACAACAAGTCCGCTGTCACGGGTATCCAGACCCACTACACCGAATTCGACAGCATGACAGCCGGATTGCAAAACTCGGACTTGATCATCATCGCGGGCCGCCCATCCATGGGTAAAACCGCCTTTGCTTTGAACGTTGCATTGCGTTCAGCGGCCCGTTCCGAATGCCCTACAGCGATTTTCTCTCTTGAAATGAGCATGGAACAGCTCATGACCCGTCTGCTGGCCGTACAAAGTAAGGTGCACTTAAGCAACCTGCGTACCGGTTTTCTGCAGGACGAAGACTGGCTTGCTTTACAGGAAGCAGCCGATGTCATCACCAATTCTCCGATATTTATCGACGACACGCCTGCTCTTTCCACTTTGGAACTTCAAGCCCGTTGCCGACGCCTCAAGGCAGAACACAACCTCGGGCTGGTCGTGGTCGATTACCTCCAGCTCATGCGTTCCAGCGCACGCCCAGACTCTCGTGAACAGGAGATTTCCGACATCTCACGCCACTTGAAAGCGCTGGCCAAAGAGTTAAACGTCCCGGTTATTGCTTTGTCACAGCTCAACCGTAAGGTTGAAGAACGGACAGACAAACGCCCCATGATGTCTGACCTTCGTGAGTCCGGCGCTATTGAGCAGGACGCCGATATCATCATTTTTCTCTACCGTGATGCCGCATACAACAAGAGTGAAGACAACCCCCTCAAAAACCACTGCGAAATCATCATCGGCAAACAACGTAACGGCCCCACTGGCCGCTGCGAACTCTTTTTCCAAAAAGAGTTCACCGCTTTCGAGAACATGGACGCCACTGTATATCCGTCCGAACTTCCCGAAGGATTCCACGAAGACAACAATTAA